A genome region from Platichthys flesus chromosome 12, fPlaFle2.1, whole genome shotgun sequence includes the following:
- the rassf4a gene encoding ras association domain-containing protein 4a encodes MGEHQTCVKLSEEKLIPKSDILSLLRTYNCYHEGKNFQLRTREEEGEFILEGLLNIYWGLRRPIRLQMYDDNERLRLNRNDRSAVASAESNNNSLGSETGPESDDMGVQEEEDSPQLLRTRSDASFMRVQRRPKTHTARDLQRLRAHRFSINGHFYNHKTSVFTPSYGSVTNVRVNSSMTTAQVLNLLLHKFRVENTSEEFVLYVVHESGERTRLRDGEYPLVARVLFGPCEEISKIFLMEADLGEEVTYDVAQYIKFEVPVLDSFVEKLKEEEEREINKLTKKYGALRSKILHQLEGTVHDTDRV; translated from the exons ATGGGTGAGCATCAGACCTGCGTGAAGCTCAGTGAAGAGAAACTTATTCCAAA GTCTGACATCTTGTCACTGCTGAGGACCTACAACTGTTACCACGAAGGAAAAAACTTCCAGCTGAGGACTCGTGAG gAAGAAGGAGAGTTCATCCTCGAGGGATTGCTGAACATCTACTGGGGTCTTCGTCGACCAATCAGACTTCAGATGTACGATGACAATGAAAGACTCCGTCTGAACCG AAACGATAGATCTGCTGTGGCATCGGCAGAGTCCAACAATAATTCACTTGGCAGTGAGACTGGACCAGAGA GTGATGACATGGGTgttcaggaggaggaagactctCCTCAGCTGCTGAGGACCAGGAGCGACGCTTCCTTCATGCGGGTTCAGAGGAGGCCAAAGACGCACACCGCCAGAGACCTGCAGCGCCTGCGCGCACACAGGTTCTCAATCAACGGACACTTCTACAACCACAAG ACGTCTGTATTTACTCCATCTTATGGCTCGGTCACTAACGTACGAGTGAACAGCTCCATGACGACGGCACAAGTGCTCAACCTGCTGCTCCACAAGTTTAGG GTGGAGAATACATCTGAAGAGTTTGTCCTGTATGTGGTGCACGAGTCTGGAG AGCGGACCCGCCTGAGGGATGGTGAATACCCTCTGGTGGCTCGCGTGCTTTTTGGCCCCTGTGAGGAAATCTCCAAGATCTTCCTAATGGAGGCCGACCTGGGGGAGGAAGTCACATATGAT GTTGCCCAGTACATAAAGTTTGAGGTCCCTGTTTTAGACAGCTTCGTGGAGAAActcaaagaggaagaggaacggGAGATAAACAAACTGACCAAAAA GTACGGTGCTCTGAGGTCTAAGATTCTACATCAGCTGGAAGGCACAGTGCACGACACTGACAGAGTAtag
- the LOC133966343 gene encoding peroxisomal N(1)-acetyl-spermine/spermidine oxidase-like isoform X1: MLTNRWSKSWDPFPLLLPLAAWSFLSLSFFVSVCISSFPCLIRARMAENKEPKTVIIGCGISGISAAHRLLKAGFHNVRILEATARSGGRIKTAKLGNTITEIGASYIHGPSEENPVFCLSRDYDLLDPEALTEENQANAVAERPPLVPNWFSSSGQRPIAEHMIPAVEMHVDLMEDLERIKNKEETPWASVGDFIRSELPQRAAERWKDKDETTRELLMCAISTLLKLECCDSAAHSMDDLDLAGFTLFKNLDGLDCTIPSGMEALIESLMSELPCDLVSYNHPVRCVHWNNEGDGEHAVMLECEDGERIAADHVIVTIPLGYLKKHHSTLFCPPLPVHKLHSLQKLGFGTCDKIFVEFDSPWWDPDCEVIYLLWTGKDDPSDQVFDIRKSWMHKIVGFTVHRPSERNSHVLCGWIAGQEAEYMETLSEEVVRRSVTELVHLFTRNPIITPRRILRTQWFHDPWTCGSYSHPAVGCTAQDLENLMEPLPSKGTQPLQVLFAGEATHPCHYSTVHGALLTGWREADRLISHYSSV; encoded by the exons ATGTTAACAAACAGGTGGAGTAAGTCATGGGACCCCTTCccacttctcctccctctcgcaGCCTGGTCgttcctctctttgtctttttttgtctcagtTTGCATTTCTTCATTTCCGTGTTTGATTCGGGCGAGAATGGCTGAGAACAAAGAACCAAAGACTGTGATAATAGGATGCGGGATATCAGGAATATCTGCGGCACACAGGCTCCTTAAAGCTGGATTTCACAATGTGCGGATCCTGGAGGCGACTGCGAGGAGCGGAGGTAGAATAAAAACTGCGAAACTCG GTAATACCATCACAGAGATAGGTGCGTCTTATATCCACGGCCCATCTGAGGAGAAcccagtgttttgtttgtcccGGGACTATGACCTCCTGGACCCAGAGGCCCTCACTGAAGAGAACCAGGCCAATGCTGTTGCTGAAAGACCTCCCCTTGTACCCAATTGGTTCAGCAGTTCAG GTCAGAGGCCGATCGCTGAGCACATGATTCCTGCTGTAGAGATGCATGTTGATCTGATGGAAGATCTTGAACGGATTAAGAACAAAGAAGAAACACCATGGGCCAGCGTTGGAGATTTCATACGCTCTGAG TTGCCACAACgagcagcagagaggtggaAAGATAAGGATGAAACCACCAGGGAGCTGCTGATGTGTGCCATCAGTACCCTGTTGAAGCTGGAGTGCTGTGACAGTGCTGCTCACAGCATGGATGACTTGGACCTGGCGGGATTTACTTTGTTCAAGAATCTAGATGGACTGGACTGCACCATTCCAAG TGGCATGGAAGCCCTGATCGAGAGCTTGATGTCAGAGCTCCCCTGTGATTTAGTGTCCTACAATCATCCTGTGCGGTGCGTCCACTGGAACAATGAAGGGGACGGAGAACACGCGGTGATGCTTGAGTGTGAGGACGGCGAGAGGATCGCTGCTGATCATGTTATTGTCACAATACCTCTAG GATATCTTAAGAAGCACCACTCAACCCTGTTCTGCCCACCTCTACCAGTGCACAAGCTTCACTCCCTCCAGAAACTAGGATTTGGAACATGCGACAAAATCTTTGTGGAGTTCGATTCACCGTGGTGGGATCCTGACTGTGAGGTCATCTATCTGCTGTGGACAGGCAAG GACGACCCCTCAGACCAGGTGTTCGATATAAGAAAGTCCTGGATGCACAAGATTGTTGGATTCACTGTGCACCGACCTTCTGAAAG GAACAGCCATGTTCTCTGTGGCTGGATTGCTGGGCAGGAAGCAGAGTATATGGAGACACTCAGTGAGGAGGTGGTCAGACGCAGCGTCACGGAGCTCGTCCATTTATTCACAC GAAACCCCATCATCACTCCAAGGAGAATCCTGCGCACACAGTGGTTTCATGACCCCTGGACATGTGGATCATATAGTCACCCAGCAGTAGGATGTACAGCACAGGACTTGGAGAACTTGATGGAGCCGCTGCCTTCGAAGGGAACAcag CCCCTGCAGGTGTTGTTTGCTGGAGAGGCTACTCATCCCTGCCACTACTCAACCGTCCACGGAGCTCTACTCACTGGGTGGAGAGAAGCTGATCGGCTCATCTCTCACTACTCCTCTGTTTAA
- the LOC133966343 gene encoding peroxisomal N(1)-acetyl-spermine/spermidine oxidase-like isoform X2 codes for MLTNRWSKSWDPFPLLLPLAAWSFLSLSFFVSVCISSFPCLIRARMAENKEPKTVIIGCGISGISAAHRLLKAGFHNVRILEATARSGGRIKTAKLEIGASYIHGPSEENPVFCLSRDYDLLDPEALTEENQANAVAERPPLVPNWFSSSGQRPIAEHMIPAVEMHVDLMEDLERIKNKEETPWASVGDFIRSELPQRAAERWKDKDETTRELLMCAISTLLKLECCDSAAHSMDDLDLAGFTLFKNLDGLDCTIPSGMEALIESLMSELPCDLVSYNHPVRCVHWNNEGDGEHAVMLECEDGERIAADHVIVTIPLGYLKKHHSTLFCPPLPVHKLHSLQKLGFGTCDKIFVEFDSPWWDPDCEVIYLLWTGKDDPSDQVFDIRKSWMHKIVGFTVHRPSERNSHVLCGWIAGQEAEYMETLSEEVVRRSVTELVHLFTRNPIITPRRILRTQWFHDPWTCGSYSHPAVGCTAQDLENLMEPLPSKGTQPLQVLFAGEATHPCHYSTVHGALLTGWREADRLISHYSSV; via the exons ATGTTAACAAACAGGTGGAGTAAGTCATGGGACCCCTTCccacttctcctccctctcgcaGCCTGGTCgttcctctctttgtctttttttgtctcagtTTGCATTTCTTCATTTCCGTGTTTGATTCGGGCGAGAATGGCTGAGAACAAAGAACCAAAGACTGTGATAATAGGATGCGGGATATCAGGAATATCTGCGGCACACAGGCTCCTTAAAGCTGGATTTCACAATGTGCGGATCCTGGAGGCGACTGCGAGGAGCGGAGGTAGAATAAAAACTGCGAAACTCG AGATAGGTGCGTCTTATATCCACGGCCCATCTGAGGAGAAcccagtgttttgtttgtcccGGGACTATGACCTCCTGGACCCAGAGGCCCTCACTGAAGAGAACCAGGCCAATGCTGTTGCTGAAAGACCTCCCCTTGTACCCAATTGGTTCAGCAGTTCAG GTCAGAGGCCGATCGCTGAGCACATGATTCCTGCTGTAGAGATGCATGTTGATCTGATGGAAGATCTTGAACGGATTAAGAACAAAGAAGAAACACCATGGGCCAGCGTTGGAGATTTCATACGCTCTGAG TTGCCACAACgagcagcagagaggtggaAAGATAAGGATGAAACCACCAGGGAGCTGCTGATGTGTGCCATCAGTACCCTGTTGAAGCTGGAGTGCTGTGACAGTGCTGCTCACAGCATGGATGACTTGGACCTGGCGGGATTTACTTTGTTCAAGAATCTAGATGGACTGGACTGCACCATTCCAAG TGGCATGGAAGCCCTGATCGAGAGCTTGATGTCAGAGCTCCCCTGTGATTTAGTGTCCTACAATCATCCTGTGCGGTGCGTCCACTGGAACAATGAAGGGGACGGAGAACACGCGGTGATGCTTGAGTGTGAGGACGGCGAGAGGATCGCTGCTGATCATGTTATTGTCACAATACCTCTAG GATATCTTAAGAAGCACCACTCAACCCTGTTCTGCCCACCTCTACCAGTGCACAAGCTTCACTCCCTCCAGAAACTAGGATTTGGAACATGCGACAAAATCTTTGTGGAGTTCGATTCACCGTGGTGGGATCCTGACTGTGAGGTCATCTATCTGCTGTGGACAGGCAAG GACGACCCCTCAGACCAGGTGTTCGATATAAGAAAGTCCTGGATGCACAAGATTGTTGGATTCACTGTGCACCGACCTTCTGAAAG GAACAGCCATGTTCTCTGTGGCTGGATTGCTGGGCAGGAAGCAGAGTATATGGAGACACTCAGTGAGGAGGTGGTCAGACGCAGCGTCACGGAGCTCGTCCATTTATTCACAC GAAACCCCATCATCACTCCAAGGAGAATCCTGCGCACACAGTGGTTTCATGACCCCTGGACATGTGGATCATATAGTCACCCAGCAGTAGGATGTACAGCACAGGACTTGGAGAACTTGATGGAGCCGCTGCCTTCGAAGGGAACAcag CCCCTGCAGGTGTTGTTTGCTGGAGAGGCTACTCATCCCTGCCACTACTCAACCGTCCACGGAGCTCTACTCACTGGGTGGAGAGAAGCTGATCGGCTCATCTCTCACTACTCCTCTGTTTAA